The Mycosarcoma maydis chromosome 13, whole genome shotgun sequence region TGGCTCACTCCTAGCTCCAGATCTGAACCGCTTTGCCGCATTTTCGACCGCTGACATTCACCACTGCGATTATGGTGGCATGTTGCGGACACACGATGCTTTGGCCCGTCTTCCATCGAGAATGTCTATCTCTTGCTTGACGGCTTAAGAGTATCCTTCAGAGCGTGTACTGTGTAGTAACTGAATCTGAGTGAATACGACCTCCTCTTTTTTAAATCCAAACTATGTTAAAAGTTGAGTTGACGTGCTTTGCCAATTCATCTAGAACAGCCGTGAGTGGTAACAATTTTCTGGGCCATCATTACTGCAATTAACGATGTCATGAGGACCACATGGAGTTTCAGAGCAAAGAAAAGGGCCggaagaagccgaagaTCACTCAGCCGCCACGCGACAAATTTAGTTTCAAATCACTCCTTCCGCTTGCAGATACGGCTTTCGGGAGACATGAGCTGAGACACTCTGTATTCAAAGGTCCAACATGTAACATCCGTACTGATCGCCCATAGCCTCGGGTTCTGCATAGCGCATCCCTGAGCCGCGTTTGTTCTCCAGATGCATTTGTCCCTATGATTTCCTTTCCGTCGGCAGATTCGTGCGCCAATCTGCCTCTTGGCTCATTGCTTGACGTATCCGACCAACGGCGATACCTGACAGCGCCACTCCCCTCCTTGGTCTCAGCCTCTGCCGCAACCGGCCTTGCAAAGCGTCGACTGAGGGGCACAATGCCAAACAACAGTGTCATATTTGGCCCAGATGCGGGTTTTGACACCGCCAGCCGCTCCGAGTGACCATCTTATTCTCCCCTTCCGAGCTGAGTGATGACACGGATCCTCAGCTACGGTTGAACTCTGATATAAGATAAGACCTCTCTTCTTGGTCATCAACTTGTCGGCCATCTCATTGAATCACCTTTCCTCTCTCTATTCCTGCAACAGTGCCACACTTCCTTCCCCATCTTGAATTTCACTTAACTACCCAACCACACTTCGAAACTCCAACGtctccttctccacctTCAGCTTCGCCATTTACGTTCAAGAGGTTTCGCTGGCGATTCCCACATTGAAGCTACGCTACCCGAACCCTAACCCTATGTCTTTTCATCATATTTAAGCTATAACAATGTCGAACTACACTTACGAGCTAgtctcgcctcgctcaCAAACTTTCAGTGATTCAACTTTTTCGAGTCCACGCTCCATGTACCCGTCCTCCATCAATACTGCATCGTCACATGGCTCATGTTccgacgaggaagacgtTATTCTTCGGGTAGTTGCCCCTCAAGCCAAGCGTGCGATGTTTGGAGCGCGCACTGTTCCTGTGGAAGCTCCGTCTTTCGGCTTCTCTGAGATCAGCTATCTCAATGATGCGCTCAAGTTTGACGCTTACAACCAACAGCGCGATGTCTCCCtggacgagcttgtcgagatctacaacaacagcagcagcttctctGTCAATCATCGAGGCCCCTTACATCCCTCTGTCGCCCCCAAAGTCGATTCGATTGGAGAAAACGACGAGTTGGAGTTCATAGATGAACAGCCGCGTTACACACGAGAGGAAAAGGGTAAATCAGCAGAGCTTAGCGACTCGGAGCAAGGCTCTTCTTCAACGCCACCCATCTCATCGGTTGAGAGCAGTCTCTTTGGGGAAGCACCTCCTTTACCCACAACGGGTCTCACTCGCGACGACATTATTTTCCGCATTGCCAGTATAAACGTGGATCCTCCTTCGCCAGTCACTGTCCAGTCAGAGCTTGCCAAGGTCTTCCCTTCGCTCGTAGAGCCTCCCGCTCGCATGTTTGGCGAAAACGGCGCACCACTTCCTCCAACCAAGAAGGAAGAGATCAGCGCCGCTGAacgtgctgctcgtcaagatgccctcaaggtcgagatcaaggGCAGCAAGGTTCATTCGCTTGTCAAGGCCGTCATTGTCCTGGAGAGCCGAACTTCTCTCTGGAAGAAAATGGCCAACGTAGAGAAGAACGCGTCTGATTCAGCATCGCTGGCTCTCCTCCCCGATCTGCCCAACCCTTGGGACATGGAGATCACCCACGAGGGTTTGGACATCAGCGCTTTCAAAAACAAGACGCGTAAAATTTTCCAACTTCCTGCTTCAAGGATTGCAGGTGCCTGCCGCAAGTGCTCTGGATCTGGTAGTGAAAATTGCCGAACCTGCCGCGGTGAAGTTGGTAGCGAGTGCTTCTGGTGTTCTGGCTCCGGTATGCAGAAAGGTCGTCGCCGCTGCGGCCGTTGCCAGGGTCAGGGAAGGCTGAGCTGCATGGCTTGCGAAGGCAAGATGGCCTCCGCCTGCCGTTCTTGCGACGGTGCCGGGTGTGGCGAGTACTGTGCCTTTGTCGAGGTCAAGATGCGCCGCATTGAAGTGCCTGCGGTCTCGGTCGCTGATCTTCTGGGCAGGTCGCGCGCCTCGGCCGCGAATGCTCGTCCCGAAACCGTCAGGGCAGCTtcgatcgacatgctcTGGGAGCTTGTCAAGTTGCTCGCAAACAAGGCCAGCGCCAGGACTAAGCGACCTTACCTGCCTGTCTCAGCGGTGTGCACGTGGGAGAAGAGCATCTCGTATCTTGCCCAGGTCACTGCTATTCAAAACGCCAAGTTCAAGGCTGGTTCCAAGCAGCCCTTCCGTCCTGAGGGAATGCAACGCACTGTACCAACCAAGATACGATACTTCTCGCTCCCCACCGACCCCTCGCTTCCACTTGCCGAGCTCACTAAGAACCAGTTCGTTCAGCAAAACATCCCCGAGAAGGCCGTGATCGAAGTAGGATCGTCTCATGGTGTTCTTAACGTTTCGCGTCGTCTGTCCACCATGCTTTTCGGCGAAGTTTCTTATCCTTCCACACCTCAGCTCTCCTCTGGAGGCTCTTCGCCCAAGCAGGCTGACTACTTTGGCGATAATGCAGGTGCTGTCGGAACCGTTGACTCGGTACCAGTCACGCCTTTCAGCTGCTCCCCCATCTCTTCCCCCCCGACAAGACCATGCAGCATTCGTCCCATGAGCCCCAAGTGTGCACCTCCTGCCCAGTTCAACCCGGAGGAACTCAGAATTAAGATGCTCCGCCActcttcgagcttctcACGTGCCAACTTTTCTCGACCCCTCAAAGCCCCTGGTGTTCCCATCTAAATTTACACTGCCTCCTTGACACCATCTACTGTACATTCTTactgcttctgctgcgtCTAATGCATTGTCCATCCCAACAGCATCCTCACTTGCATCTTGAATGTGTCCGAGAAAAGAGCAGGGGCTCTCTCGTCCTCTGGCGACGGAGCGGAAGAGCGTCATTGAGAAGCTGCACTGGGTGGTAACATCTGTGCTGTACTgtaattcgtgaatcgtgaattgagTTTCCCCGGGCTGAGTCATAATTCTGGTCTCCGAAGAGAAAATATTCCTCATGTCTCTGCCTTgtttcattcgtgattcgtgattctagTTTTATACtcaacattcgtgattcatgattacCGCATGCAGAGATACCTTGGCGCCACGCTACAAAAAAGGGACGGACTCCAAAAACCTAGTATGCAGGCGCAAGGTCTTATTTTCAATCTCCGTTTGGGTCGACATCGGATGAGCACAGGCACGGCGGAAGGCACGAGGGGGCGATCTTCATGGCAAAGTTTGGCATCCATCGCGGAAGGTGTTGAATGAtcgtgagtcatgagtgtaACTCGCAAAGACACGCAGACAGAGTCTGATCATGTGGATGTTCGTATGTCACAGATGGGGCCATCTACGGAGCCGTCTTGAAGGGAACCTTTGCTGGTGAATACTTGGCTGTTCCAACTGTCTGCTGCAACATAAGCGAAATCACTACCTAACTTGTCCCAGACGTattgctcgacgccgaaCTCGGCGTCATAAGCCATCTGCGTGTATGTTCTGCTTCAGCTTTCATTTCTGAAGCTGACAGGTCTTCCACCGGAAACCATTTACTGAGTCAAAGTGTAGCGTATGTCTGTATTTGAACAGTACAATTCACGCTTGCGCAACCAAACGAACATTCTTGAAGCTTCAGCCTCACAAAGTCGACTAAAGATGCAATCGCTGGACATTTCAATCACACGGTGCTAGTGGACTATTACGGTCAAAAACatgccaagatcgagggAGCTGGATGTTCAAGGTTGGCCAGAGACGGAATGACGctcgtgattgttttgGAAAGCAGGCCACGTGTGGCTGCTCAGCGAAGGACAGTATTACTAAAGATTGTAAAATTGGATCGTCAGGTCCACTATTAAAGCAAATGAAAGGTGCGCTGTGTCAGCTGGGTTTTTTCAGCCGGATGAGAACAGAAAGACCTCGAAGACGCATACCTTTGGCAGGGTTGTCGTGGGTGACATGGCCTGCAGAAATGGCCATCACTGCCGAAGACCCGTACACAGAAATCTCGTAATTGGGCTGAGACGGAAGTGGGTACTTCTTGTCGGGAGTTTCGGGGTTGAGATCGTGGAGACCACACCACTGTTTTACGGCTTCGCGATGATTGTTGAAGTTGATGACCGCATCCTGATCACCGTGAACAAGCATCATTCTCGGATACTGACCCTTATATCCCTGTCAAGTATAATATGGAACGATGCGTGCGCGAGTCTCAAGATTAGGGGATGACATGAAGTCAAAGGTTTCGTTGGTATGTCAACTCACCGGATACATGTTCCTGGCTTGTTGGACCCAGTACTGAAGACTCTCGTTTAGAGTACCTCCAGCGCATGTGCCTTTGTCGGAAAATTAGATCAGGGTCAGACGTATCCGCTCAGGACCTATGTAATGCTTTTGTTGTTGATAAAACTTACTATTCCAATCAGCTCCTTTTGCCTTTTGTGTGGAGAAACAACCAGAAGGTACACCAGAGTAGGCTGCGGCCGCGACAAACAAGTCCGGATAGGTCGTTGCCATCACTTGGGTGAGCATTGCGCCACTCGAGTGTCCGACCAGGTACGCCTTGTCACTGCAGCTGTACTTTTTGATCGCGAACTTGAGCATTTCGGCAATGGTCTGACTGTCTCCACCTCCATTGTGCTCAAGTGAGGCTTTCGAAGAGACGTCCCAACAGTTACCTGTACCTCCAGGAGAGCTTGGGAAGATCATGAGGAAGCCCTTTTTGTCTGCCATCTTGGGCCAGTCAGCATATTCGTGAAAGTATCCAGGGCCTGTACCCGCGCAATGATGGAGAGCTACGATAACCGGGTTCCCCTTCTTGAACGTACTGGGAACGTACGTGTACATGATGGCAGCAGTAGGCTTTCCTGGGAAGTCAGACTCGAGCCGAAGCTGGTCAGACATTGCAGAGCCTGCGTTACCGCCTACGGATCCACCCATCATGCCTCCTTGGGCACTCGGTATGCCGCCAGGAGATGCATCTGGAGTTCTACCAGCTCTTCCCATAAACGGATAGGCGCCTGGAAGTGGACCACGTCCTGTCGAGGCTTCCGACCCAGCAAAACCAGCTGGCTCACCGAAGGGACGGGGTTGTATGCCGGCGCCAGCGCCGATTGCTCCGACGCGAGTAGAGGATGCAGATACTGGTCTCCAGTGGCTACTAGAGAGAGGGTCGACAGGGGCTTGAGGCGGCTGACCAATGAATTGATGACCGCCAGGCCATGGAGGAGGTGGGCCTTGGCACAAGGCACAACCCGCAGCCATGAGCAAGCTCGCAGCTATGTACGAAGCTACTGAGCGCATATCGAGTCAAGGAACTGTTACAACACGTTCTTAGGGGGAAGGAGGGGTGTGAGGGGCTGAATCGATATCCTTGTCACCTGAATTTGTTCTTAAGTCCTTTTGCTTGTCTGGTCCCACGCTCTGACGGAGTCAAATCATCAGTAGGAGCGATGCCCTGAAACTATTTGGGGTTCCACTAGGACAGTGCTTGCCATCTGAATCATTTTCTGTGCGAGCCAAACAAGAAAGAAAGCAGCCATCTGAGCAACAGAATTGATTAGTGTTCAAACACGACAACGCTGgccactcacgattgttgcATATCATGGAGTGCAGTATCGTCACGAGCGGACATGCATGCCTAGCGGGTGGGTCGCTTTGGCAAGATCACGAAAACGCCGAACTTGTACACAACCGTATCACCGAACGGACCAAAATGCTATGTTGCATTCGATGCAATCCTACAATACCTGCGCTGAGCATTTGCGGAGTGGCAACCATGCCTGCACGTCTCGCCTTCATAAATGTTACTGAACAGTACCGTATCTTAGCAACATACGATGGCAATCGTCAATTCATGACAACTGAGCAACAAAACGCTGAAGAGGCGATAACCGAGGTGGCAACCTAGCTCGAGAACACAGCCATTCGACAACGAGAGATCAGGATGACCAGAGAATGGCAGTAATCGGCCTGGTCCGGCTTCGAATTGTGACACTCTTCAAACCATCAGTAACAGCACCATAATATTGCCGAGGATTCCGCAGATTCGTCCAACAGCTGACGATATTTGCTTTTGATTCTATCGTAAGATGGCTGAAAGCTGATGATCAAGTGCAAGCACCGGAACGCTGATGTTGGCGCCCCTTGATACATAGTTAGTAAATGATGTGAGTACTCTTTCGAACATGCAGGATGATTGGCTGTGCTTTCGACAcagcaaccacgaacaTCACTTTTTTCTTCAAAACGATGCGGTGCGAGAAGGCAAAAGGGTCTGAGAAAGCGAAGCTCGACTGACCCACTTCATGAGTCTAAGTATGATTCGTATATACACTTTGCTTCTTTCGAACtctccatcatctttgTAGTTGCAAGGCGAGGTAAAGCCCAGCTATTTAGCGTTTTCCCTGCCTAATCCTGTCCTTCCCCTTGGCCGCTCACGTTTGCGCTCGTTCGGTCCCCATTTGGGCACGCCGGGGCGAGCTCTGAGCTCTCACAGGTCTAGCCGCAATCTCATTGCTTCATAGTATCACCACGCTTTGGACGCTGAGCTGACACGTGGGGCGTTGTTGCGCCAGGTTTTCAGAATCTTGTATCAGGGACAAGAGGATAGAGAGGCTGCGGTTTGGCACTTTAACATGTCTGCTCTTGCGACTGCACCAACGACACGGCACGTGGCACACATGGGTGCATTGGTCAGTATTACTAAGTTAGTAACTCATCCACGTCACCGCCACACACACGCGCCAGGGAGGACGACAGGGTCCCAACGATTTGAGCGCGGGGAAAGCtaacaggcacgaggcatTTGGGGGcaataatcacgaatcacgaataattCAGGGTCAATCCGCGATTAAGTTATCTCAAACAGAAGGTACAGCCACATGTGGGCCACCTCGTGATTTGTGTGGTGGCAGGACATTGGCGGTTACTTCGATTCGAAAGCCGTGGCTCCCGCGGCTGCCACGGCTGCCATGGCTCTCATGCACGCGACCAAGGTCTAGGTCTTGCGCctgcactcgtgacttacACGGCGTGCTAGCAACCCGCATCAGCAgtgcactcacgactgacaCTTGCCTCCTGCTTACCCCAGACTCGCGCACTTTCAGGTCTGGCGATTCAACTCTCTACTGTTAGTAACGCTTTTTGCCTcatacaatcacgaatcacagtTGGAGCAGTGGAATGTGAGAGCTCCATGTAAGCTGCACTCCCCCGCATATCTACCTCAATTGGCACATTTACGATCTGGCCAAATCACTGACTTGGTCGAAAGCAGCATTCCcgtttcacgattcgtgatttctcTTCTCCCCAAATCTTTTTGACCAATTTCCCCAACTTCGCCAACCGCCATCAAGCGCGAAAGGTGGGACGCCCCTTTACCGTCAATGGGCTGCTTTGTTATCATCATCTCCTGGACGCAATCGTCTCTTGGCACCATGCACTAAAAGCGTCAGCAACCAATTTCGCCATGGGTGCAAAACGAGGTCTTTCCATCAGCTCAGTAGCTAGCTCCAATACGGAAAGCTGCACGAGTAGCAACAGCGCTATCGTCGTTCCGAGCAAATCACGACGCAAACGTACTCAGTATCGGTCCTGTGACCAGTGCAGAACATCCAAGCGCGCAT contains the following coding sequences:
- a CDS encoding uncharacterized protein (related to acetylxylan esterase) produces the protein MRSVASYIAASLLMAAGCALCQGPPPPWPGGHQFIGQPPQAPVDPLSSSHWRPVSASSTRVGAIGAGAGIQPRPFGEPAGFAGSEASTGRGPLPGAYPFMGRAGRTPDASPGGIPSAQGGMMGGSVGGNAGSAMSDQLRLESDFPGKPTAAIMYTYVPSTFKKGNPVIVALHHCAGTGPGYFHEYADWPKMADKKGFLMIFPSSPGGTGNCWDVSSKASLEHNGGGDSQTIAEMLKFAIKKYSCSDKAYLVGHSSGAMLTQVMATTYPDLFVAAAAYSGVPSGCFSTQKAKGADWNSTCAGGTLNESLQYWVQQARNMYPGYKGQYPRMMLVHGDQDAVINFNNHREAVKQWCGLHDLNPETPDKKYPLPSQPNYEISVYGSSAVMAISAGHVTHDNPAKGMRLRGLSVLIRLKKPS